The Kribbella amoyensis genomic sequence ACTCGGTCAGCTCGTTGACCAGCTGCTCCAGGTGCGCCATCGACCCGGCGGCCACCTTGAGCGTGTAGCAGTCGTCACCGGTGGTCCGCAGGCACTCGAGGATCTCGAATCGCTCCCGCAACAGCTTGTGCAACGGAGCGTGCTTGTTCCCGGGGTACTTCAGCCGGACGACCGCGAGCACCGGGTACCCGACCTTCGTCAGGTCGACCTCGGCCTTGTACCCGCTGATCACGCCGAGGGACTCCAGCCGCTTCACCCGCTCGGTGGTCGCGGAGGCGCTCAGGTTGACCCGCCGGCCGAGCTC encodes the following:
- a CDS encoding Lrp/AsnC family transcriptional regulator, producing MTETLDQTDWAILVEVQTDGRIPLTELGRRVNLSASATTERVKRLESLGVISGYKAEVDLTKVGYPVLAVVRLKYPGNKHAPLHKLLRERFEILECLRTTGDDCYTLKVAAGSMAHLEQLVNELTEFGSTTTNLVYSQTQPYRGPQAPPAEL